DNA sequence from the Leptospira perdikensis genome:
TTTGTGGACTGGTTTTTACAAGTAGCCGCAAAAACTAGAGATCAGAATGCTAAAATAATTCTCGTCGAAAATATTTGGGGGGAACTTGGAGAAGGGAAAATTGAGGACACTCATGTATCTATTCTCACCGAATTTTTAACTAAATTAAACTTTGACTTTGTTAACCATACTCTGTTACCAGAAACAAAAACCTATTTGGATAAAATGGAAACTATTATTGGAAAAGGTTTTTTCTATGGGCTTGGGGCTTTAGGGCCTGCAAATGAATACCTTCTGAAACTGGAATACTCACAAATCTCCGAAGCTTATCAAAAACTTAAAGCCGAAATGACACTTCCCGAGGGAAAGTTTTTCCAAGTAAATTTGGATGCAGATGAGGGTCACAGCCAAAAAATGTTTGAGCTAATTAACCAAACTGCTGTTACGGATGAAGCCAAAAAACAGGTCATTGAAGGGAATTTGTTGGCCCTTGCAGCTCGGGAAGATTTTTATACTGGGCTCACTCGACTCGACAAAGAACGACTGACTACAGTTTAGTTCGCAAACGTTTCAATAAGTACATCGTTGCCATACCGAAGAAAGGAACTAAAGGCAAATACAAAAGAAACGCAAAATATTTGTATTTGTCCATTTTCCAAAGGATTTGTCGTACTGCAAAAAATCCAGGATATCTGTTTCCTTCCGTGATGAACTGGACTTCTCCAACACAAAGTTCTTTTGATAGTTGTTTGTGTATAGATTCGAGTTCTATTTTTGAGAGACTATGATAGGAAACAATGACAACCTTGTCCTTTGTTTTTTCCCGAATGGATTTGGCAAGTCGCGTACAAAAGTCGCAGTTCCCATCATAAACAAGGATTGAATTTTGGTTCTGCATTGATTTTTTTATTTTGGGAAAAAATCTTCCGGTTGGTCTTTTAAAATTTGTATGGTTGCGGGAATTAAGGACTGGTTAAGCCCCAACCAATAATAATACCAACTTTCGTCCTTTTCGATTCCTTGTGCCACTGACATATACCATTTATTGATATTGTTATCCGGTTTACTTCGCCAAAATAGTGGACGACAATGTTCGAGAATTTGATCCCAAATATCACGTCCCACTCCCGCACCGCGTGCTACACCGTTCACCGCAAATTTAGAAAGTAGGTATCCGTGTTCTGTTTTTTGCATCCAAGCACAAGCCCTGTAAGACTCTTCTAAAAACAAAACATCAAATTTTGTATTGTAGAACTCTGGTTTTAAAGGTTTGCCAAAGGATTCTTCTATGAGTTGGAATACTCGTTTCATATCCACTTCCGCAGGGGAATAACAAACCTTAATTTTATTTTTTCGCTTAACTAGAGTTCCACTTCCCTTTACGGTAAAAAGTTCCGTAAGTAAGGTGAAAGGGGACGTAAGTACAATACTGAACTTCGGATCTTCTATTTTAGAAAGTAAACCTTCTGATAAATGAACAAACTCCTCTTGTGATCGGGACAGAGATATTCCTTCCGGTAAAGAAAATGATTGGTCTCTTTGTAGAATAGATTTTACTTTGCCTGTGTTTGGATCCTTCAGTGGTCCATCAATGGATACGTAAATGACTTTGGAAGAATGTAAAATAGATCTACATCTGTCGAGGAGAGCCGAAAGTTTTTCCGAATCATCATCCCAAAGTAGGATGGGAATTTTTTTTTGACGGATACTTTCTGTGACTTCCTCTTTGAGTGGAAGGTTACGATCGACTACTTGGTAAGAAAAACCAAGACTTCTTTCTCCTTCGGAATTCATTTGTTCCAGTGGAAAAAAGAGTTTTAGATATTGGAAACTATCCACTTCCAAAACAACAAATGGAAATAAATCCAATTGATAGAGTAATTTTAAATCTGAAAAAAGGGCTTCGGAACTATTAAAAATCGTTTCAGAATCCGCATAAAGAATGGCGAACGATTCCGGAGAAAGAGATTGGAATTCCTTTAAAAATAGAAGTCCATCTCTTGGATCTCTCGTGATTTCAAAGACTCGACTGAGTACGTCTTTGGAATTCATTTCCCCCCTCGGATTTCATAGTCCACGATCTTTGCTTTTAGGTTGGCATGTTTTAGACTTAAATGAGAATTTTCTTTCAAACCAAACTTTCCTAAAAGAGAAAAATCAGCGGAAAGAACGGTAAACTTCCAACCACCAAACTCGTTTTTGATGACCCTACCGAATTGAAAGTACATCTCTCTCAAATCTTCCATTGGTTTTCCAATTCTGTCCCCGTAAGGTGGATTTGTGACAACGTGACCATTTTTACCAAAATTGTTTTTTAATTCCAAACAATTTCCGACTTCAAATTGGACAAAGTCTTCCACTCCAGCCTCGTAAGCGTTTTCTTTTGCTATGCGAACGGCTTCTGGATCGATATCAAATCCGAATAAATGTGGTGCATCGGGTTTTTCCTTTTTTCTTTCTGAGAATACGTAAGTAGGAAAAAGAATTTGAAAAACGGGTGATTCAGCAAATAAAAACCGATTGATTTCCCCATAGAGACGTTCTCTAAGTGCCGCTTCAATCAGAATGGTTCCCGATCCACACATAGGATCTACTAAAGTGTTTCCTTCTTTCCATCCAGAGGTTTCTAACATGGCTTGGGCAATGGGTTCCCGTACAGGGGCATTTCCTGCAAACAATCGATACCCACGTCTTCCGACAGGATCACCGGAGAGGGAAATCTCAATACTAAACCTATCTGTATGGGAACGAACCACGATTGTGATGTCTGCCATTCGTTTTTCAATTTCAGGAAGGGGGATTTTTTTACTACGAAGTCTATCGAGAACAGCATCTTTCATCCGATGCATGGTGAATTCTGAGTTTCTTAGTTTGTCTTTGGTCTCTGCATCAATGCGAAAACTGACTTCCGGGCCAATGTATTTTTCCCAGGGAAGTTCACTTGCTTTTGCATAAAACTCATCATAATCATCGGCATTATCATGTAGCAGCTGTAAATTGATACGAGATGCAAATTTTGTATGAATGGCAAACTGAATGACATCTTCTTTTTTTCCGGAAAAGAAGACACCACCTCGATTTGAACTATCAATTTTGAGATGGTGTGTTTTTAATTCGGATTCCAAAAGCGGAGAAAGACCTTCTCCGCAAATGGCATGGTAAGTGGGGTGAGTAGGTTTTATTCCGAGTCTCCTAATTTCTGTGCCAAGTAGTTCTGGATACTGATGGATTCAATGATGGATTTTTGAGTTTCAATCCAATCAATATGTTCTTCTTCGGAAACCAGGATTTTTTCTAATAACTCTCTTGTTCCGTTGTCTTTTGCGGCAACACAAATATCGATTCCTCGATTGAGTCTTTCCACAGCACCATATTCCAACTGTAAGTCATGATCCAACATTTCCGGAACTGATTTTCCTACATTGATTTTTGAGTATTTTTGTAGATCGGGAATTCCATCGAAATATAAGATTCTCTCGATGATTTCGTCCGCATGTTTCATTTCTTCTATGGACTCTTTCCTGAGGTAGTCTGCAAGTTCCAAATATCCCCAGTTTTTACAGAGTTTTGCATGAATAAAATACTGATTGATGGCTGTGAGTTCTGCTGTGAGAACTTCCGCTAAAATGTCGATTACTTCTTTCTTTCCCTTCATATGGGTGGCCTCATTTTATTGCGTTCAAATGGAAAGATAATTGGTTTTCATAGAATAGGCAAGCTTAAACTATATTCGTATGAATAAAGTTTACATTCACAATCCTGCATTGAGTGTATTCGGAAAACACAAAGGATCACAGTTAGATTTATCCTTTGCGACCGCAAAACAATCTGTACATGAGTTTCAATCTCACAAAATTCAGTTCATTATCTACGCTAGTTTCTCACCGGATTCTTATAATAAAGAATACCATTTATCTGCAAAACTTCCTAATCGTCTTGGCCTTCGTGATTTGTATTCAGTAAGAATGGAAACAGCATCCTCTTCTGGTGCTGCAGCGTTTCAATTGGGAGTGAATTTAATTCTCAGTGGCAGATTTGATCACGGTTTGGTTGTTGCGACGGAACTCATGTCAGAGCTTAGTCGAGAAGAAAGTAATCTATTGTTAGGTTCCGTTTTATCTGATTCACAAAGGTTACTTGGGATGTCTATGGCACAAGGTGGTGCCATGATCACTCGTAAATATTTAGATGACTATGGTTATAAAGAAGATGATCTTTATGCGATTGCAAAAAAACTTCATGACAATGGACTAAAGAATCCGAAGGCCCATATCAAAAAGAATTTAACTTGGGAAGATTATAGTAACCAACCAAAAATTGCGAGTCCCTTGGGGCTCTATGATATCTCTCCACTATCGGATGGTTCTGCGGCTCTAATCCTTTCCAAAGATCCTAGCTCCGTTGTTGTGAAAGGAATGGGTTCGGGTACGGCTCCCTTCCTATCTTCTGCTGAATCGAGTTTTCTTGCCAACCGCATTGCTTTTGAAAAAGCATACAAAGAAGCGGGAGTGAGTCCAATGGATATCGATTTTGCCGAATTACATGATGCCTTCACTCCTTTTGAGCTGGTAGGTGCCGAAGATGCTGGTTTTTTCAAACGAGGAGAGGCCTTATTCCAAGTGAAGGCAGGTCTCACTCATCCCAAGGGTAAAATCCCTATCAATTCTTCTGGGGGCCTCAAATCAAGGGGCCATCCGGTGGGTGCCTCGGGTCTTGCACAAATCGTAGAACTTTGCCGCTTCTTTGAGGAATGGCCGGAAAAGCGGTTGGCAGTAGCACAAAGTATAGGTGGACTTGCTACAAACAACTTTGTGTCGATATTAGAAAGAGAGTGATGCCCGAAAAAATACTGATCATCCAAACCGCCTTCCTAGGAGACCTGATCCTTTCGACTTCGTTTTTTCATGCAGTCAAAACAGAACATCCGGGAGCAGAACTTCATGTGTTAGTAAATGCTGGCACAGAGACTGTATTGGATCATAATCCTGATATAACAAAAGTTTGGTCTTTAGATAAAAAGAAGATTAAGAAAAATCCATTTGCTTTTTTACACTTTGCTAATTTGTTAAAAAAGGAAAATTTTAATAAGGTATACTCTGCGCATTTTTCTTTTCGATCGAGTTTACTTTCTTACCTGACAAAGGCTCCTATCAGGATAGGATACAAAGAGTCAGGATTTTCTTTTTTACATACAAAGACCGTCCAAAGGCCGAAACAAGGTCCACACGAAGTCGAAAAACTTTTTTCACTATTATTTGAAGAATATGATTATCCAACTGGTAGAGAAAGAAGACCTTATCTTTTTCCTGGTCCAGTAGAGGAAGGATCTTTTACCAATAAAAAAAAGGAGATCCTTTCCAACGATGAAGGTTATATACTAATTGCACCATCATCTCTTTGGGAAACCAA
Encoded proteins:
- a CDS encoding iron-containing redox enzyme family protein; the encoded protein is MNLVNTLKTDVETHPVLKSQWLLERNKSMSFNDLILWLSQEYFVSIGFVDWFLQVAAKTRDQNAKIILVENIWGELGEGKIEDTHVSILTEFLTKLNFDFVNHTLLPETKTYLDKMETIIGKGFFYGLGALGPANEYLLKLEYSQISEAYQKLKAEMTLPEGKFFQVNLDADEGHSQKMFELINQTAVTDEAKKQVIEGNLLALAAREDFYTGLTRLDKERLTTV
- a CDS encoding DCC1-like thiol-disulfide oxidoreductase family protein; its protein translation is MQNQNSILVYDGNCDFCTRLAKSIREKTKDKVVIVSYHSLSKIELESIHKQLSKELCVGEVQFITEGNRYPGFFAVRQILWKMDKYKYFAFLLYLPLVPFFGMATMYLLKRLRTKL
- a CDS encoding acetylglutamate kinase, with the translated sequence MNSKDVLSRVFEITRDPRDGLLFLKEFQSLSPESFAILYADSETIFNSSEALFSDLKLLYQLDLFPFVVLEVDSFQYLKLFFPLEQMNSEGERSLGFSYQVVDRNLPLKEEVTESIRQKKIPILLWDDDSEKLSALLDRCRSILHSSKVIYVSIDGPLKDPNTGKVKSILQRDQSFSLPEGISLSRSQEEFVHLSEGLLSKIEDPKFSIVLTSPFTLLTELFTVKGSGTLVKRKNKIKVCYSPAEVDMKRVFQLIEESFGKPLKPEFYNTKFDVLFLEESYRACAWMQKTEHGYLLSKFAVNGVARGAGVGRDIWDQILEHCRPLFWRSKPDNNINKWYMSVAQGIEKDESWYYYWLGLNQSLIPATIQILKDQPEDFFPK
- a CDS encoding THUMP domain-containing class I SAM-dependent RNA methyltransferase; the protein is MHQYPELLGTEIRRLGIKPTHPTYHAICGEGLSPLLESELKTHHLKIDSSNRGGVFFSGKKEDVIQFAIHTKFASRINLQLLHDNADDYDEFYAKASELPWEKYIGPEVSFRIDAETKDKLRNSEFTMHRMKDAVLDRLRSKKIPLPEIEKRMADITIVVRSHTDRFSIEISLSGDPVGRRGYRLFAGNAPVREPIAQAMLETSGWKEGNTLVDPMCGSGTILIEAALRERLYGEINRFLFAESPVFQILFPTYVFSERKKEKPDAPHLFGFDIDPEAVRIAKENAYEAGVEDFVQFEVGNCLELKNNFGKNGHVVTNPPYGDRIGKPMEDLREMYFQFGRVIKNEFGGWKFTVLSADFSLLGKFGLKENSHLSLKHANLKAKIVDYEIRGGK
- the bfr gene encoding bacterioferritin, yielding MKGKKEVIDILAEVLTAELTAINQYFIHAKLCKNWGYLELADYLRKESIEEMKHADEIIERILYFDGIPDLQKYSKINVGKSVPEMLDHDLQLEYGAVERLNRGIDICVAAKDNGTRELLEKILVSEEEHIDWIETQKSIIESISIQNYLAQKLGDSE
- a CDS encoding thiolase family protein, yielding MNKVYIHNPALSVFGKHKGSQLDLSFATAKQSVHEFQSHKIQFIIYASFSPDSYNKEYHLSAKLPNRLGLRDLYSVRMETASSSGAAAFQLGVNLILSGRFDHGLVVATELMSELSREESNLLLGSVLSDSQRLLGMSMAQGGAMITRKYLDDYGYKEDDLYAIAKKLHDNGLKNPKAHIKKNLTWEDYSNQPKIASPLGLYDISPLSDGSAALILSKDPSSVVVKGMGSGTAPFLSSAESSFLANRIAFEKAYKEAGVSPMDIDFAELHDAFTPFELVGAEDAGFFKRGEALFQVKAGLTHPKGKIPINSSGGLKSRGHPVGASGLAQIVELCRFFEEWPEKRLAVAQSIGGLATNNFVSILERE
- the waaF gene encoding lipopolysaccharide heptosyltransferase II, whose protein sequence is MPEKILIIQTAFLGDLILSTSFFHAVKTEHPGAELHVLVNAGTETVLDHNPDITKVWSLDKKKIKKNPFAFLHFANLLKKENFNKVYSAHFSFRSSLLSYLTKAPIRIGYKESGFSFLHTKTVQRPKQGPHEVEKLFSLLFEEYDYPTGRERRPYLFPGPVEEGSFTNKKKEILSNDEGYILIAPSSLWETKRMPEEKFVSVITQILRKRKETVILIGSKADLEIESNIFRLMKTEPLQLRERDRLLSLVGKTNLKELMVWIRNANAIISNDSSPIHFASAFNTPTVMLYGATIPAFGYGSLSDRHKIMEVQGLNCRPCGIHGGRICPEGHFRCMMDQNPVRIFEALEEVIKL